CCTCTCAGAAAATAGGCGCAAAAGTCTACGATGAGATAaagcttttgttgttgcccaCCGTTGACAAACCCGcacttttgttgctcttgttcttgttgttgtttctctgGTGGAAcgcataaaaactttttaattaaattcccctGCCAAGCCAGGAGCCACTTGTTGTTGTCTTTGGAAGGAGCAAGGAGTTTTGGTGCGGTGCAAAGAGTTCAGTTGGTGACAAGTTTGCATAAAGCAGTAAAAAAGCTATTTTTATACCGTTAAAAGTTTCGGTGCACTGTGAAAAAAGTGACCTAGTAAATCAAGCTCTAAACTAGCTTTGGAATAACTTAAGAAAAGGCTTACTGTTAGTTagacaattatattttacggATTATTTCTACTTATTCAGTTCATAATATGAACTTAAAGAACTGAtaacttaatataaatgtgTTATGAAAGGAATTCTTTTTACTTGTAATGTTTATATTCTCTTTACAAAGGTTTTCtatataatttcaatttcgtaaaattttttatttgaaacccgaaattgaatttaatttaaatttagttgaCTGTGTAATGTTCGCAGATTTAACTACTGGTAGCTCCCAACTTTACCGAAGTTGCATATTCCCAAAAAAGTTTCCACTTCTTCAGGCCGAATCGCAggtgaaaaaagtgaaaagttttCTCTTGGCCGAGTGAATACCAATTTTGTGGTAATTAACATAATCAAAATACACTTTTCAGATTGCAGCcatgttaaattattttgaaaatattttctgcaaTTTTCCGCTTCAATCAGCAGGGGGCAAATGAGATTGCAGCTCTGCTGGTCATCGGAATCATTTTGGAAACgtttaaattgtatatttcttccttccttcaTCTACCGAATACCGACTACTGACTACCGACTACCGTCTATTTGCCAACAAGGGCCTTGGGCTCCTCATTGGGTTATCCTTGGACTCCGGATGCTTGGAGCAGTTGCAGCAGTCCTTCTGCACCCCTTTCTCCCTGCTGTCGCTTCCTTAAACTCCCCGGCTGCCGCAACAAGTGTCTGTTTGCCTCTGTTTTTCGGGGGGAAAGGAGGACGAGAAGGACTCCTTGGGGTGGCAACTGTTGcttctgcggctgctgcttgCATTTTTATGGTAAACTGCCTTGGGCGAGTCAATGTTGCTTTTTGGGGCTCCTCAATTAAACGAGGCTTCGCGGAAAGTGCGGTGGAAAAACCCATTAGCAGtaaacactttttaaaaatacataaaaaaggtaaatttaaatttaattgcagTTATTGCAACAACATGACGTTTTCAGgataaattcaattcaattatttaaattggtagtaTAACTCTTTAAGAAGTAGAAAATTcaactattttggaacttataccaggatgacggcactcatcttccttgtgcagtagatatattgttttcctcagctgcggatcgtgtatctcaagAAGGAAAGCTTCGATCAacatgctgcttttacagaaatgtttgtaataaaattgcccactgtctgaacctactttatgtaaaaatttgtacgttgaagtattttttgtaaagcaaaaacaacaagaaaaatatgaaaaaaatgatttttgactttgaaagagtgccccaaccagagtttttgaaatatattctatgtaagttaggttcagacagtttctaaattttttcttaacaaaataaattttcataaaatcggatctacacagcgacctatggacgatccgcagctggcctacttttttaaagaaaggcttgacaaaaaaattcccacggccgcattttaaaagataaaaaaaaaattaaaattggtttaaattatataagaactatgtaatcaacatgccaagttgcGAAATTCCAGCAGATACCcatattggttaaaaaaaatcacgaaaaacaaatttgcagttctatatgtatctccccccttaaaaaactaatattgAATTATGCTgtgtaaatttatgttttttcatttatataaattgtatttatattttaaggatACAAGTTTAGTAACATCTCATTCTACTGCAATCATAGTCtaactttttttatgaattttaaataaacttgtattttttagttcacttttttaaatgataaTGAGCATAAACATGTAGTTTTTCCACCGCTTCCACGCAAATTTAGCAGAAGGGTCATCGTGACAAGTGGGAAAAGTTTGCGGCCGCTGACAAGCGATGAACTTTTCCGACAAATTGCTCGACCCAGCAGCGACAATTGCACCTGTCGTCGGTGCCCCCTGGAAATTTTCCCCCTCGCCCTGCCATCAaagatatatacatacatcaCTGTCAGCGGAAATCTCTCGTCTGTGGCtgctgttttctttttgtttgctcGCCTTTTGGGCTAAATTTAGAGCGTCTTGCCTGGCAGAAAAGTTTGGACAAAGTCAGATGTGAAATAAACAtgctaaaaatcgaaaattcaatttaaacgTCACAGCGCTCTGTCATCAAATCATAATTCCGCTCAAAGGAAAGGGGAGCGGTGATATCGTATGCCAGAAACGTGTCTGTTGGCCTTCGGAAATCTGGCAAATGTCAGACGGCTTGTCACAGAgggaaagcgggaaaatcGGTGAAAGCATCTCTGTGTgcgtacactcaaaataaaattaaccctaaagtcaaggaaatcgccctatttttgtcttcaagacaagctcgccctaaattttagggtaaggattttctaaaaatattgtcgaaatatttctaaaatctaGGGCTAGAAGCCATAAAAACTAGAAACcactttctaaaatataggaaaatatttctaaaatataggaaaacatttctaaaatataggaaagtatttcttaaatatagaaaaatatttctatataaaatGGCTTCTTCCACGATTTTAGAAATAGTTTTCTAAAATCTAGGGCAACCAtccctaaaataaataaaattcatttcaaaatatagaaaaatatttctaaaattaattacacatttttctaaattttagaaatttatttctaaaatatttttttttcacatttatattttattgaaaaatataataactatATACACATATTTACAGCTTCATAACtcatttataaatgtttttgttttactctgttggtatacattttataagtcacatttgggttttaagtaaagaatattattaataaaatcttttaCATAGTTTGTATACATTTTGGTTTTAAGTAAAGAATATTATTAATCAAATGTTTTACTTAGTTGATATACATTTCAAAAGTAACATTTTGgttttaagtaaaatatattattaataaaatggtACTCAATTGGAGGAAATTTGCACACACTTAAGGGAATCACTTTAAACTCTTTATATTTAACCTTTTTAAAGCTGCCAAGATGAGGAGAGTACTCGCACTCGACTTCgagacttaaaaaatgtattatattgTCTGCactgcttttaaatatttcttgaatttcaTAAGCCTTGAACATTTCATCTGGTATATAGGAATATAACACATATCCTTTTTTGTACAAGATGTTGCGTAATTTTATGTGTCCAAAACAAGTAACCGTCTCTACATTTTCAATAACCTCttgtattttattacaaaacaaCGAATTTTGGGCCGAGCATTTAGTTTTGCTGAACTGAATTTCCTCagctttaaaactttttacgaAATGAGAGAATTtaatggacattttaattgctaTGGAGgtaacaatattttttctagaCGAAATGTTTTTAGCATAAGACTTTAGAGTTTTGTGCTTTGCCTCAAAAGGAAATGTCCACAAATATTTCAACGGGCCAGATTCCATAACAATTCTTTGATAGTGATTGAGGAAGTGATGTTTCGGCTTCAGTGTATCATGAAATAGAAGAGTGTATTGCTTATtgtgaaaaattataacatcTTTTAGCgctcttaaattttttgggcTATATTCACTTAATGTTATCAAATCTAAaagtttcattaaatttttcacgAATTCCCATACTGCGTCATCGGGGCTAATACAATCTCCTATCATTAAAGCAAAGAaagtggcaaaagaaagaagttcTCTAGCAGTTGCTTTAATGTTGAATTTTGTTAAATGACTCATTTGCAATGCAGGGAAGATGTTTCCTATTTCTGAAGCTCCGTAGGGAAAATGAGTCTTTCGTATATTTAACAATTCTAGGTCAAAATTGCCTTGCTTTATGTAATGAAGGATAATATGACATAAGTCATATTTGAGAACACCCTCAAACACATCATGAAGGATGTCGACTGAAAAGTTATTCACTACAGAGAAATGTTTTAGTTCATTAAAAACACAATCTGATTTTATACCAGTTGTTATGGGATCTAAAAGGGCCAAATCATTCCTataattgttttcatttctgAGACTTTCAGGTGGTGGGGGCTCGAACAAGTGGAAACAGTCAACTTTCTTCACTTTGCAAAATCGACAATATACAGTTGCCGAAAATGAGGTTACAAAACCTAGAAGGCTGTTCAATCCTAAATTGTCTCCTAATATTAAAGATAAAACTAAATGGATTCTTTGTACACTACCGTTAACCTTAACGAGAACACCAACATTTTCCAATTCTTTTAAGGACTGAACCAGGTGAAAAAGGCATTTCGAATTCCCTAACATTTTGATGTCAGCTGATTTAAATAATGCAGCggtaaaaatgtaattgtaCTCTATGGGTGCTGTGGGAAATGACAAATAAACTCCCATTAGAGGAGCACAATGGGGACCGAGCGGATTATTCACTTCAAAATCATCTACATAGAGAAAATAGGGTATTATAGTTTTATCAACTTCATTCTCAGCAAGTTTAATATTTCTCCAAAGGCTTCCATTTACAAAGTTAGAAATAGTTTTTTGCTCTTCTAATAGTTTTAATGTTTCTAGAAAACTGAAGAGTACGTTAGGTAGCTCAAAAAACTTGCGTAACTGAAAATCTAATGGAAAGATGGctccttttgatttttttgaagcTAGAACAATTTCGTTTTGCTTCCTTACTGGTGCAATTGTGTCGTCAATTAAAATTATCCTTGGATCTTTATATAAATCTATATGCTTAAGaccttttattaaattatattcgttacttatttttttaaagggatCATTACAAAAATCTATAAGTGTGTTCAGCTCTTTATCCACTTCAAAATTGCctgattttttcaatttttcactaatctgtttaagtttttttttcatgggCAATGTGATGTGGTTCTGTATAtcattttggattttaaatgtGGTGTTTCGAGAAAGTTTTAGGTCTGATGCTATTTCCAAAGACAAATTAAGAGAATTATTTTCCAAAGTAATATTGTCACATAGGTCTGTAGTTAGCTGTTTTGGACACGCTTCTTTTGAGATATATTCGCTTACACTACATGTTGCACtacttaaattattaaacgCGTCGTTCTCAGAAAATTCAAAAGGAGTTTCAACCTGATTTTCTACATGGGAAATGCATTTAAGGGCTTCTTTTTTAATGTGTGCAGAAAAACTTTTGAAGCTGGAAAAGCTTTGAAAACAATTTGAATAGCAGCAAGGTAAACTTAGAATAGGAACTAAAGTGTGATTTTCCTTTGTATGCGACAAAAACAGATCAACTGTGTCAAAGCGTAAGTAAcaaattttacatgaaatCATTTTCACAAAAGAAGATCTTAACTTAAATTACTGATGGAGGTGTTTTTTAAGTCATTCAATAGCTCAGAAAGAATTctgttttttaagtcagattttaaattcaaatcaaagAAATGCTGTTGAATAAATGTCCAAACGAGACAGCACGGATCTGGGTATTTTAGATTGagcacaataaatattttgaagcaaATCTCTacactttttaatatattaggCAATTCGTAAAATATTCCGGATATGTatacgaaatatttttcaaaattgtatAGACTTGAACCAATGCAGCAAATTATGGGCTGCAAGGGTtgcttaattttataattctcaTCTGTCAAAACTTTAAGGTGTGATTGAAGTTCTCCAACGCTGCTTTTAAAGATGATAAAGTGGTCCCGTGAGTCCTGAATGGTATACTTTAACTTCAAATTCCCTGAAGATCCGCGTTTTCCCCTCTTAGTTGGGATGAGGACGGAGTGAATGACGTGAAGGAGTACGGCGTCCTTGGTATCTGTgaacaaaatgtaatttagtgataatataaaacacacatatatatgattttttttttaaatattaagctaaattttgtttgtgtattttttctatacatagaaaatttacaataaaatacaaaatacagtGTTAAGGTAAGTCGAGGTAAAGAagtagttatttttataatacagtgaaattagtttttggttttcttacCTTCGCTCTGATTCGAGAATGTTTTGAGTAAATTTATACTCTGGACTTCTTTAATTTTCGACAAAAATAGTGAAAGAGCCACACTTTTAAATTCTTGCCATTTTGCAACAAATGTGTCACTGTCCTTAgaatgtattttttggtaGTCAGCGACaatctgaaaataataaaattttagtttaaaataagGTCATTAcagttaaatcatttaaaatatatattttaaaattaccaaCTCGTGTCCGAATGCCTGCTTAAGAATAGGAAATTCTTCAAGAATTGCGCTAAGTGTAGCAGTCGTCGACAGAAAACTTTGACGCCACTCAAATGTAAGATCCCACTTTTCATCAACTTCTCTTCGTGGTTCTATATTGAACATAAGCCACTGTTTACAGGTAATGACCTTATCGTCGTTAAGATCAGTTGGATTCGGGCAAGTGTTTTCGTCGTTTGAAGTTCCGCTTAATTGAACAGCAGACTGTTTCTTTGCCTTCGCTTTAAGGTTGTAGATCTTACTGTATAAAAGGCCTCCTGGTTTCTTGccgaaatttttaataaaatatgtttcctatcaaaaaatttaaaattaattatggtTTTAAGTAAAGAGACAGTAACTGTTAtgactattattttaaaagttagttaaaattagtttattttaaagtaactgttattctttgagttttatatttcttgtgatcaaaaataaaactcaaacttgatttatggcgattttgttaaaaaagttagAGTATTATAaaggtataattattattataattgttaTAATAGTATAGTggttaaaaatgaatttatgtatttaaataaatacttgaaATACCTTAATTTCAGATTCGAAAAGCTCTTGAATTTCATCAGCGATTTGATTTAACACAATTTGATTGGTCTGAATATTGTTGTAAACAAAATGTTCAGCAATAATTCCACTTAATACCTTCCTAAATTCGTTGGTTAGTCGACCAGTTTCTTTGAAGTAATTTATTACTGCTGCAGCTTGATTACTGTTTGCCAAAATAGTTGCTAAATCAATCtgttatatatacatataatattataattactcAAATGGCAAAATAGTCAAGTAATCAACAAGTCAAATTTACCTCACTGCCATTAATGCCGGGTGCTTTGCCCTGATCGGAGAGGTAATTATTctgttttaaacaaaatgtaataatttattataagcCAAATAGAAAAACTGAGACTTTTTATagtaaggggctgtccatatattacgtaatcacaattTCGGCGACTTTTGACCCCCCCCCCCATGTATACAattcttcatacaaaaaaaaaataatttgcactagagtaatcatttggtgggcccccccccccccccctagatgattacgtaatatatggacagcccctaaatCACGCCATGTTGCACTTCGCCGCATTTCACACACATGTACCTGTATGTAGGTTCAtacatatgcatacatatttacTCACATGGCGTTTCCAATTTTGCAgctcattaaaaaaaactaccgCTTGCCCTACTAATTCCTTCGAAATTTCCATCCTGAATTGCTCCCAGCTTAACGATTTTAAGCTTTCTTCGCCAAATTTCAGATCTAGCATGCGTTTTTAATAGACACTAAGTGTGTATTTtaggttaaatttaaatacttacCCGAGAATATAGAAGCAAACGCTTCTCCTTTTAAACTTTTCAGCAAAATatccatttattatttttgccaaaattCACTTGAGATTTACTGATTAGTAACACTTTAATAGAACACTTTTAAGTAACACATGCGGCCGCCAAGTTTCATGAGTATTAGAGATGGTCGACGCGGCGTTCGCAACGATACTTGCTATCGTAGGTTAGGGGTagcaatatcgatatttttcttCCTCACGTTTGGCCTTCCACATAAATCGCGGGCGAATAATAACAATGAAATAAATGCAACATTAAGCATATCGTAagcaaaatttataaatacctgaTAGTCCCATTCATCTGTAATCATTAAACGTTATATTCTTATacctaaattaaaatattgtcgAATTGGGCAAAGTATCGTGGGTCCTATCGATACGATACGATAAGATACCCCCGCCCCTAGCGTTTCGAAGTTTTATGCACACTCACACATAAATACATGCAATGACACAAATACATACAGCGCAATATTGCGCCAGTGTCTGCAAAAGACCCGATGACTTGTTTACACAcaacaattttataatattgtaatattGTACCATTTCAATGAATTTAGCTTAATTAGTTttgtatgtacatacgtatgtacatagtacatatacctatatataataataatacaataataacaGAATACAATTTCCAATATAATTGTGGTAAAATCTAATTAACTCACGCAACACGTCacgttaatattaaaaattaacacgTGTTCCTATAAATTAGAaagtatttctattttttagaaatcggttatattttttagaaacattttctattcttgaaagaaatttttctatattttaggGTAGGAAtcattttagggttagggtattcaattttagaaaaggtgttgtcaaattattttcattcttttgtttgcctttctatttttcagaaaataatttctaattttaagggtatttttcctagattttagggtgatcttagttcatggtaaccattttctacattttagaaaaacttcctggatttaaggaaaactttcttgacttaagaaaaatttccttagatttagaaataactttcttgtatttagaaaaaagaaatttttagggcgattttctaaaatttagggttaaatttattttgagtgtataaGTATCTCATGAATGAATCGCAGACACAGCGTTTTCCCCTCAATGAATGCGAACGGGAAACCGAAATGCATCGAGGTTGTGTCACTTGCCAATTTTCCcagttttttggcaaaaaaacaGCTGCCATTGATTGCGAAGCCGTTGAATGGAGAGCAGAAGCAGCTTCTTCCTGAATGGGCCAAATTGCAGGCCGTCTATTAGAGCCAAGAGATTTGGTCGGATTTCAGCCACTCGGCAACGAATTAATTTGGCACCACTTTTTCGGCGACTTTCCTTTGGATATATgctggaaaaaggaaaatccgACTGCTATATAAAACGATATTCTTGGAAAAGAATCAATTTGTTAAAGAAAAGGgagagaagaaaaaatgttgGCTATACACTAAAAGAAATGAGTAACTTTACTAGTAaatttactaatttaaaattgaaatgtcATTCCAATTTATTTCTTCAACATTAACAAAGAGAAAAAGGGCCATTGTTACTGGCAGCTTCGCATCATTTATTAGCTGATCGAGTTACCAACAGTTTCTTCCAACCATTTGCCATTTTCGATTCTCGGATTTCAatcaaaggaaaatatttacatttttcactttgccAGGCGGGCGAAATGAAATGCCAAACAAAGGACACAAAATGCTGCGCCCAGCCAATAAAGTGTGGAAAAGGAAACCGAATAAttgtataaaataagaaaacgaGCCACTAAAGAGGCTGAAGCGGCAGCCTTGAAGTTTCCTCCACTGAAAAAGAATTAAACTAATATTTATCAAAGAGATGAGCGAGACGTGCTTCAAGCTAAACAAAAGACGACAGCAAAAGCCGGCGCCATCCGAGGAGAAATGAGGAATGGCCCGGAGTGGGGAAAGGACCtgcgggaggaggaggagcaggatgtGCGGGATGAGAAGGATGAGCCGGAGGTTCCCAGTGAGATGCTGCAGCGTCACGCGGACTAAGGCAAGTGACGCTGTCAAAAAGCGGAATGAATGGACCCGCTCTTGTCTGATGCTACACTGgatgaaatttgaaattaaagatAAATGCACTTcttgaaatatgaaattaagAGTGACAAACAACAATTCACttgggttttaaaaaaacttttggaggtgtctaaaagtaggcaacaaaaaacgaacgttttttataatgaattatattataattttattgcatttttttagaCACTTTTATAGTTGATTTGAACTCCCAGTTATTTCTGTTAAAATTATTAGACTTTGATGAATTTAAGActgacaaacaaaaaaaatactctggttcttaaaattaatttggaaaatatataaaagtagATACCAAAAACtttcatacttttagacacgttaatagttgatttttattcCTAGTTATTTCTGtagattttatttgataaagggcataggggaacaagcctgggaaaactgccccaggcgatattgcaaaattttagatgaggattggtagataggaacctaatcgataagaattccaattttcaaatattttgatccgctggtttacgagtaatctgccgcaactaaagaacatatcacttgatgtatcttcccttcggtggttcttgagaaaacttttttgatgccaataatttttgtgttaaccttcaagaatgtcagccaatctttggatttttaccattcttataagctaccaaaaatcgcgattcaaattttcaaaaaattggttcaagactttccaagtctgacaacaccgccagttttttacagtttgtgtgtcctataaccatctacttcatataaaatattcataatttttcgagtggtgcaacagtgttaaacaaacaaaaaactgaagaatttatttctagaAGGGTAGGAATggagtcaataaaatatatttggcttgtaaatagttagttctaagaccagaattattatcaaagagtaaagtatttaatattatgggtgaaaagtggtccgaattataaaatgtttggtatgtatttgcttgtaattgatttaatagggaCCCAGTCCCAGTCTAGTCCCCACAGCTTCGAATTTAATATCCTCCCTAGACAGAGATTTCATAAGAAATCCTTTgagcatggatgaccaacaaatactttatttatgtgattctaaagaattcgcggtccaaagaggattatttaatttgcgaTCCTTTCGGTACCATCGTTATTCTAAAAAGCAAGATAGTAATTTGAAAGCTTTAATATGCGGAGCACgataacaaattgttaacaaattcGCGCAATAACAACGGTGCCGAAATCTCGCATATTAAATAATCCTCTttggaccgcgaattctttagaatcacataaataaagtatttgttggtcatccatgctcAAAGGATTTCTTATGAAATCTCTGTCTAGGGAGGATATTAAATTCGAAGCTGTGGGGACTAGACTGGGACTGGGtcctattaaatcaattacaagcaaatacatgccaaacattttataattcggaccacttttcacccataatattaaatactttactctttgataataattctggtctaagaactaactatttacaagccaaatattttttattgactccattcctacccttccagaaataaattcttcagttttttgtttgtttaacactgttgcaccactcgaaaaattatgaatattttatatgaagtagatggttataggacacacaaactgtaaaaaactggcggtgttgtcagacttggaaagtcttgaaccaattttttaaaaatttgaatcgcgatttttggtagcttataagaatggtaaaaatacaaggattggctgacattcttgaaggttaacacaaaaattattggcatcaaaaaagttttctcaaaaaccaccgaagggaagatacatcaagtgatatgttctttagttgcggcagattactcgtaaaccagcggatcaaaatatttgaaaattggaattcttatcgattaggttcctatctaccaatcctcatctaaaattttgcaatatcgcctggggcagttttcccaggcttgttcCCCTATGCCCTTTGTTTAAGGCTTCCATCCCAGTAAAAAGTTTATGTGAAACTAGGTCGAACCAGGCTGTTTTTTAGCAGATTTTCAAACGCCTTTTTTCCCAGTGAATGTG
This portion of the Drosophila takahashii strain IR98-3 E-12201 chromosome 3R, DtakHiC1v2, whole genome shotgun sequence genome encodes:
- the LOC138913471 gene encoding uncharacterized protein isoform X1 — its product is MDILLKSLKGEAFASIFSDLKFGEESLKSLSWEQFRMEISKELVGQAVVFFNELQNWKRHNNYLSDQGKAPGINGSEIDLATILANSNQAAAVINYFKETGRLTNEFRKVLSGIIAEHFVYNNIQTNQIVLNQIADEIQELFESEIKETYFIKNFGKKPGGLLYSKIYNLKAKAKKQSAVQLSGTSNDENTCPNPTDLNDDKVITCKQWLMFNIEPRREVDEKWDLTFEWRQSFLSTTATLSAILEEFPILKQAFGHELIVADYQKIHSKDSDTFVAKWQEFKSVALSLFLSKIKEVQSINLLKTFSNQSEDTKDAVLLHVIHSVLIPTKRGKRGSSGNLKLKYTIQDSRDHFIIFKSSVGELQSHLKVLTDENYKIKQPLQPIICCIGSSLYNFEKYFVYISGIFYELPNILKSVEICFKIFIVLNLKYPDPCCLVWTFIQQHFFDLNLKSDLKNRILSELLNDLKNTSISNLS
- the LOC138913471 gene encoding uncharacterized protein isoform X2 — its product is MDILLKSLKGEAFASIFSDLKFGEESLKSLSWEQFRMEISKELVGQAVVFFNELQNWKRHNNYLSDQGKAPGINGSEETYFIKNFGKKPGGLLYSKIYNLKAKAKKQSAVQLSGTSNDENTCPNPTDLNDDKVITCKQWLMFNIEPRREVDEKWDLTFEWRQSFLSTTATLSAILEEFPILKQAFGHELIVADYQKIHSKDSDTFVAKWQEFKSVALSLFLSKIKEVQSINLLKTFSNQSEDTKDAVLLHVIHSVLIPTKRGKRGSSGNLKLKYTIQDSRDHFIIFKSSVGELQSHLKVLTDENYKIKQPLQPIICCIGSSLYNFEKYFVYISGIFYELPNILKSVEICFKIFIVLNLKYPDPCCLVWTFIQQHFFDLNLKSDLKNRILSELLNDLKNTSISNLS